Genomic DNA from Rana temporaria chromosome 1, aRanTem1.1, whole genome shotgun sequence:
caacatctgcctgaaggggttgctgtcaactatgttgaagggcagcagatgttgggcaataacccttgccaggagcccattgagggaacgcacacgtcggtctccaggggggaagggagtggtgcggtcaaaggcgtctgaaatcgacgcctggcgccggacggcagtgcgggacacagacgtggagggtgctgtggaagtagaggtctggctgccggtaccagtacctctactagagggagcgggggggcatgacctgctggaaacagatgaagatgtggcaggggctgctgtaccctgctcacttgtggtggtggcgctgctaccaccaccacgcttcatctcgtcatacaacgcccagtggtttatcctcaggtgctggttcagggctgtggtacccacccgagccaaacacttccctctcttcaccctcactttacaaatccggcagatggccacggtagggttgtctgccaccagggtaaagaaattccagacaggtgacttcagcaccgccctcctgtcagatggggtgacgcttacttgcacctgctgggactcggtgcgcacaggtggagctgcctgctgctgctgctgctgctcctcctcctgacacctcctgctgccatcaccagtggagaccctgacgatggtctcccaggtggtgacctggcgcaccgtttcaccagggtgcctaccttccccgtcgtcactgacgtagtgagccgacgcgtcagatggcaaccatgatgggtcaccctcttcgcccccagagatgtcagaccaagggctgagatgtgttggtctgagggaaccacgtgacatggagcctctagcctggctccgctgtcccctcacccacgcctgggtctgactaggtgctgctgtttcctgcaccaaaacagcagcaccagtttgaagggatgtctctgggatactgccagcaggtatcccatcctcctcatccatcccttcaaaaaggtcctgaccatcaggacagagctggaggtctgcctgatgcatggcctcccccaagagatccctctcactgtcgctgtcgaacagtaagatgctggactcttgggggctgggggggggtagtacaggcaccggtgtaatggtggtactactgtgagtcgggaccgacgactcagtggcactgctgtgccccatgtagtccaccactacttgagcctgagatggcaatatcgggcggctgcccgatgggaagaactcccggatcaggcgtactccccttgcacccgatcctctaccactagtaggggcacgagaggtaccccgtgctggcagcgatccagcactgggagtaactcccctacccctgctgccacggccacggatgccgctcattattgctaatatgtgtgtgggggggggtaaactttattggggggggtaaatgtgaacaaaatgtgtttttgtgtattttttacaagacaggcacgcagacaaagacgtacacagacagctactaaactataagaaaagtagtacaccagacaaggactacaaaattaaagaaaaaaaaaaaagcactaaacaaacactaacttttttttttttttttttttttaaacacaaaacacagacactaaacacacactaagctaagctagatgaaataaatgtacactaaggcctcgtacacacgacagagattctcggcagaattcgccgagaaactcggtcaaaacccggattctgccgagaatctctgtcgtctgtacagttttggctcgatggagccgccgaggagctcgacgagaaaatagagaacatgttctctattttctcgttggccgcgttgttctataggagaaggcggcccgccgagctcctcggcggcttcatcccaaaacgagacgaggaactcgacgtgccaagcacgtcgagttcctctgtcgtgtgtacggggcctcacagtgtgtacacttactacacaaaatttaactaaactgaacacaaaacttagcttttataaaagctctttagggaaaactaaacaaaatgtgaactgagatgcctatcaaatatcactgaacagcgaacctgcaagatctaacagtaacacaagatgaacaaaacttagcttttagaaaagctcttttataaagctcagcaaaatgtgttctgaaatctcttgcaaatataactgaacagcgaggattgcaggatcaaacagtaacacaaatgaaaaaaacagcacaaaacagcacaaaacgtagctttgaaaaaagctcttgggtctattgctttgaaaaaagcagttgatatactggaaaagatccactggaatcactaaatagcaatgctggtgatgatctaaatcaatcaagaacaaagacacaggaaaccaggaacacagaaacagcctccacactctatagccagcttctgaatctgcaatgaaatggtgctgggagtgagcttatataatgtccatgcaggcaggttcctattggttgctaacctgtgacgagtgtggaaggagaactctgattggctctgatgcaaaagggcggagcaaataatcgcgcaatattcctattgccgaatattcgcattgcgaatattcggcaatataaaatgatcgcttcagctactcggcccaatggctctaatcataccagcaatgctttcagacgtctatggagatcactaggatgtgatctgttttaaaaatgaaactgtaaaaatcgctctgatgcggaagatcggggcgaggaaaataatcgcgcgatattgcgtttgccgaataatcgcattgcgatctttctggaaaattcaatgaacgcttcagctactcggcccagggtctctaatgataccagcaatgcttttagacgtcgatggagatatctaggatgtgatctgattaaaaaaaaaaattgtaaaaaatcgaatattcggaattgcgaatattcaccgcgaatttcgaaatatagcgcgatttctcgaatatgctatattcgagtcgaatattcgcaatgcgaatattcgtgagcaacactactgctgAGAGGGGGACCAACTGAGCTGGGGGCACCAGCGGAGTTGAGTTGGGGCATCAGCAGAACTTGGGGTTACTGCTTAGtgagggatcagcagagctgggggcttTCCGCAGAGTGGGGGGcatcggcagagctgggggtttcCGCAGAGCTAGGAGTTACCGCTGAGTGAGGGATCAGGAGAGCTGGGGGTTTCCACAGAGCTGGGGGCTTCCGCTGAGTGGgtgcatcagcagagctgggggtttccACAGAGCTAGGGATTACcgcttggacccctttcacactgaggagtttttcaggcggtacagcgctaaaaatagcgctgctgtaccgcctaaaaaactccttcactgcctactcaatgtgaaagcccgagggctttcacactgaggcgatgcgctggcgggagagaaaaaaatctcctgtcagcagcatctatggagcggtgagaggagcgacgtgtataccgctccttcaccactccttcccatttaaaacaatgggaaaccgcggcaatagcgcccgcaatgcgcctctgcagaggcgcattgcgggcggtattaaccctttatcggccgatagcgggggttaataccgcaccgctagcgaccgATTCCCGCgacaatcccggcggtatagcggcgctataccgccaccgcggctcccgctccaatgtgaaaggggtcttagtgaggGATCAGGAGAGCTGGTGTTTCCACTGAGTGGGGCAGCAGCAGTGCTGGGGGTTTCCCCTTGATGAGGGGTCGGGAGAGCTGGGGGCTTTCGCTGAGTGGGGGGAAGCAGCAGAACTGGGGGCTTCCGCTGAGCTGGGGGTTACTGCTTAGTGAGGGATCAGGAGAGCTGGGGGTTACcactgagtggggggggggttttgcagagctgggggttaccacTTAGTAAGGTATCAGGAGAGCTGGAGGTTACcactgagtggggggggggggggttgtgcagagctgggggttaccacTTAGTGAGGGATCAGGAGAGCTGGGGTTACCACTGAGTGATGGGGGGGTTctacagagctgggggttaccacTTAGTAAGGGATCAGGAGAGCTGGGGGTTACCACTGAGTGATGGGGGGTTctacagagctgggggttaccacTTAGTGAGGGATCAGGAGAGCTGGGGGTTACcactgagtggggggggggggttctgcagagCTAGGGGTTACCACTTAGTAAGGGATCAGGAGAGCTGGGGGTTACCACTGAGTgggggggggttttgcagagctgggggttaccacTTAGTAAGGGATCAGGAGAGCTGGGGGTTACCACTgagtgggggggggttcttcagagctgggggttaccacTTACCACTGAACGGGAGATCAGCAGCTAGGGGGTAGTACTGATCAGGGGATCTGCCGAACAAGGATACTTATAATTGGCAGACCTGTTGAATGATGGTATTGATGAGATGGGGATCTACTGAACAATACAGGGTGTGGCACATTATTGAACTTGCATAACCCTCTAGAGACACAAATtaacgaatacaaattaatttgttattttcattataatttattttggatcCGTTAAGATTCACTAATGCTGTGAATCAGATACATCTGAATAATTACAATTTTGTACAAATTTTGATTCCTAACGATACAAAGTGCACGTGTCTATTCGGGAGTTCTGCCTTCATTGGCTACATGCCTGTTCTGGCTTACcgactctggggtagattcaggtaggggcgcgcaaaactgcggcggcgtaacgaatgacatttacgttacgcctccgcaagttttacggggcaagtgcttgattcacaaagcacttgcctgtaaagttgtggcggcgtagcgtaaaaggggccggcgtaagcgagcgtaattcaaatgatcccgtagggggcgtggatcatttaaattaggcgcattcccgcgccgaacgtactgcgcatgcgccgtctctaaaaatttcccgacgtgcattgcggtaattgatgtcgcaaggacgtcattggtatcgacgtgaacggaaatggcgtccagcgccattcacggacgacttacgcaaacgacgtaaaaatttcaaatcgcgacgcgggaacgacgtccatacttaacattggctgcgcctactaatagcaggagcagccttacgacgaaaacgacgtacgcaaacgacgtaaaaaactaccgccgggcgcacgtacgttcgtgaatcggcgtaagtatgtaatttgcatactctacgctgacatctatgggagcgccacctagcggccagcgtcagaatgcaccctaagatacaaaggcgtaagagacttatgccagtcgtatcttaggctaaagtcggcgtatctagctttctgaatacagaaagtagatacgccggcgctacttagcaattacgcggcgtatctatggatacgcaggcgtaattgctctctgaatctacccctctgataCTATTAAAGCCAGAGGCAGCCAGGCAAGCTGCAGTTTCTGAAGAAGGTAATCAATGGAGCCGACGCATACGGAGGTGAAGCAGGTCAGGATTTGGCGCCGGGTTCCTCCACGTAGTTGGATACTTCTATTAGATTGTGATCCGGGTCTCGGAAATAGACGGATTGGATTTCCCCCATCGCTCCTGTGCGGGACACGGGCCCTTCTTCTATAGGGACCCCGCAGACCTGAGGGCGAGAAAAACAGGCGGGTCAAGGGAAGCAGAAGTATGCAGATCAGCCATTGGATTGGTTGGCTACATTTGTTACAAAGTGGGTTATGATGTCCCTTTGGTTGtagacttacattttttttttctactgtttaCATTTTTATCGTTTacgtttttggtgaatgagtaggaatatagggccagattcacagcagagatacgacggagtatctcagatacgacgttgtatctctcagagtatctatgcgactgattcatagaatcagttacgcatagatagccctaagatccgacaggtgtaattgttttacactgtcggatcttaggatgcaataccgcggccgccgctggggggagtttgcgtcgtaaaccagcgtcgggtatgcaaattaggagttacggcgatccacaacggtttttcgcgttcgctacgtcactaCTAGtccagtttcccgtcgcaaagttagtcgtcgtttttggtgccctaactttacacagcacacgtatgtgctgtataaagtatggccgtcgtttccgcgtcgaaatttaaaaatgtttccttcttgcgtaagatggccgggaatacggaagtacgctacgcacgtcgccgttcgaaaaaatgacgtcacttcgcgcaaagcacggcgagaaattcaaaagggagcatgcgcagtaggtctggcgcgggagcgcgcctaatttaaatggcacacgcccctttgaattacgcgggcttacgccggaggccgccggcgtaggttttcattgcaagtgctttgtgaatcgggcacttgcgatgaaaacttgcggcggtgtaacgtatctacgatacgttacgccgccgcacttctaagTGAATTTCTAAAAGATTCCTAAAAGCCCTCTGTCCAAAGATCCCCGCCgccaccaggccagggttgtgaggaagaggcctttgtccttGTTCAGGATGGAAGGGGATacgccccctccctttcctttcctgacctgccaagctgcatgcttggataagggtctggtattttattttctggggaacctcatggcaaaaaaaaaaaaaaaagtggagcaTTCCACCACATTTAATTTTTATGTTTACATTTATTTCTACTGTTTACATTCTTATTGTTTTTACTGTTTacgtttttggtgaatgagtagaaatattatgtgaaagggggctagcagattcctataagccctcTGCCCAAAGATCCCCACcaccaccaggccagggttgtgaggaagaggcctttgtccttGTTCAGGATGAAGGGgacacaaccccccctcccccttttactttcctggccagccaagctgcatgcttggataagggtctggtatttatttttggggggaccccacacaaaaataaaagaacaaaatgtGTGTAgtattcccccaaaaaattaataCCGGACCCTTATTCAAACTTGCAGACCCTTAAAATAAATTTCTGAACTGAAGGCTCTTAGCATTTTTTATAGGGGAActccctcatgttttttttttgtgggtgtcTCCCATTAACATCTATAGCAGACCCTCATCtatgataagggtctggtatagatgagCGAAATTTCCAGCCGtttgttcacaatttttttatttattttttatttataaatttgttcccacaaatagagatttatattggtgatgtttgatcacctctgggttttttttttttttttaaccacttaaggaccgcttaacgccgatatacgtcggcagaatggcacggctgggcacaatcatgtacctgtacgtgattgtataatgcccagctgtgggtcgcgggcgcacgcccgcgacccggtccgaagctccgtggacgCGGGACTCACGGACCCAATCGCGAGTCtcacgattggtccccggagctaaagaacggggagagctgtggcgccgtgtccgccataatgtcgcagtcatgaaaaaaaaaacgctgatcgccgccattagtagtacaaaaaaaaaaaaaaaaattataaacatgcaataaaactatcccctattttgtaaatgctataaattttgtgcaaaccaatcgattattgcgattttttttttttttaacaaaaataggtagaagaatacgtatcggcctaaactgaggaaaattttttttttatatatttttgggggatatttattatagcaacaagtaaaaaatattgaatttttttcaaaattgtcgctctatttttgtttatagcgcaaaaaataaaaaacgcagaggtgatcaaataccaccaaaagaaagctctatttgtgagaaaaaaagaacgccaaattcgtttgggagccacgttgcccgaccgcgcaattgtcagttaaagcgacgcagtgcagaatcgcaaaaaggggccaggtcctttagctgcattttggtccgggtcttaactggATAAATacgttttcttttgtttttattataaaactttgtaaataagtaatttttctccttcactgatgggcgctggtgaggtggcactaatatgcagcactgatgggctctgataggcggctctgataggcggcactgatgaggaggcactggcaggctttACTGCTGGGTACTTATTGGCATCtacaatgggcactgattggcacctctAAAgttcatacctggtggtcctgggtggcatCCCCAGTGgccctgggtgggcatcctcCAGGGGGggcctgtgctgataatcagtgcagacccccccccctgtcaggagagtagccgatcggctctcctctactcgtgtctgtcaggcttttcctgtttacaccgtgatcagttgtgattggacacagatgatcacgtggtaaagagcctcagtCATAGGCTCTTTTACCCAGAGCGGTGATACGTTGTGTCAGACCGACGCACCACATCAACGATCGCTGCACTGCGCGTCCTGGTGGGCGCGTGATCGTGGGTTTTTCCTGAACACGTCAAAtatttggaggttctaagtaattaccgtatttattggcgtataccgcgcacttttttgcccagggcaaaatcgtgggtgcgcgatatacgccgatacccgcttcccacgccgagtttgaaccactgcgccggcatatacgtacgtccaggacgtgaccgcgagaggagccgagcctgcccgactatacccgagtgtactgcgctctgtatatgccggcgcagtggttcaaacttagcgcagggatcgagcgggggaggacaccgcagacggacgccggacccgacgaggctgccgatggacgccgcgcaagacaccaaaactgtaagtactaaaatgtttttttttacaggaatgcgtgTCCACTTTAGGgatgcgcgctatatgccggagcgcgcaataccccgataaatacggtatctagcAAAAAAAAGCTGATTTTGAAATCTCAACCAAAAGTGGCGTCACGGACCTGCAGGTGCTGTAGGACGGTGGTGAGCGGCGTCTGCGTGATCAGACAGAGGTCAGCTGATCCCGGTGATGGGCGCCGGGCCTTGGGTTCGAACTCCTTCCCTACTTCATGGAGGTTTATCTTCTGCATGCCGAAGCTCAGAGCCTTCCTGTCCCCCTGGAAGTGACATGAAATAATATATTACTAATGACAGCGCTGAGCACAAGTCCCGAGGAAGTTCAATACGCAATTCatcacagatttttttatttcctttgctTTGGACAGACTGGGGAAGTCTTGGCTCCTTCTTGAGTTTTGCCCCTGCACAGAAAGTGGGGGGAAAAtccaacatttttgagttgccacTGGAACAGGAGAGAGGGAAAAATCTTCCGATGGGGACGCCTTATCCCAGACattgctatttaaccacttcaataccggtccattgtaatatgacgtccacagaggggatctcccatcctgggtggacgtcatatgacgtcctgggctttgtgggggatatctgaatgatgggggcagctagaggcatcatttagatatccttctcttctgccgggcgattctgtgcaacataagaacgatcaGAGCGGTGgttccatccggtgcttctcccgtgccatcgggggcccggagaaggaatcgtccggcgctcgcagaaatggtagagatgactggtgaccagatggtcaccagtcatctctatgaccgtcggaggacccgggcgtgatgtgatgacgtcacatcCGGGTCCCCGTATGTAAAcaaagccacgattgcggctactaagcaacagtaatcatgagattggtgaaatttttttcaccgatctcattctttccagcctggaggagagatgtggggtcttattgaccccgcctctctccataaagaggacctgtcacatagtagtcctattacaagggatgtttgcattccttgtaataggaataaaagtgatacaaaaatatatatatatataaagaaaaataaaaaataataaaattaaaacgcccctgtccccggtagctcgcgcgcagaagcgaacgcacacgcaagtcccgccgacatatgtaaacgccgtttaaaccacatatgtgaggtatcgccgcgtgcgttagagcgccagcaacaattctagcactagacctcctctgtaaatctaaactggtaacctgtaaaaaaaattcaaagcgttgcctatggagatttttaagtaccgaagtttggcgccattccacgagtgtgcgcaattttaaagcgtgacatgttaggtatctatttactcggcgtaacatcatctttcatattttacaaaaaaattgggctaactttactgttttgttattttttttaattcatgaaacaatttttttcccaaaaaaaggcgtttgaaaaattattgcgcaaataccgtgcaagataaaaagttgcaatgaccgctgttttattccctagggcgtctgctaaaaaaacatatataatgtttgggggttctgcgtaattttctagcaaaagaatgatgatttgtacatgtaggagagaagtgccagaataggcccggtattggggtgggtataaaagcccggcattgaaggggttaagagaTTTGTCCTCACTTGGggagagatttcctctaacttcttgttgcttctctgggacaggaagtgaatggaaatctccccaaaggaCACTGAGGGTgttactttttcttttctttctgctTTACACACTACTGACCCCCCTGCGCTGTGCATTGCGTACTACTGACCTTTGCACTctgtgttacatactactgaccctagAAGTGTtatttactcctgacccctgcactctgcattacacaTTGCTGACCCCTGCACATTGTTACGAAGTATTGGCCTCTGCACTCTACCTTACCGACTTGTGAACTCCTATATTACACACTACTGATTTCTGCACTCTgccttacatactactgaccctagAACTCTGTGTTTAATTACCTGTGACCCCTGCACTTTGCGTTACACACTGCTGACTCTTGCACTGTTTACTTACTGTTGGCCTCTGCACACTACTGACTTTACTCTGCATTACACCTTGCTGACCCCTCACACTACCGTCCCCTGCTCTCTGCACCTCACACTACCGTCCCCTGCACTCTGTCACTTACTGTTGGCCTCTGCACACTACTGACataactctgcattactccctgctgacccctgcactgtgtctCACGCTACCGACCTTTGCTCTCTGTTTTATGTACTCTTGGCCTCTGCACGACATACTACTGACCCTAGAACTCTGTTATTTACTCATGACTCCTGCACTCTACGTTACACACTGCTGATTCCTGCACTCTGTTACTTACTATTGACCTCCGCACTCTACATTgcaccctgctgacccctgtgctCTGCACCTCACGCTACCGACCCTTGCTCTCTGTTTTATGTACTCTTGGCCTCTGCATTACACACTACTGACCCTAGAACTGTGTTATTTACTcctaacccctgcactctgttaCACTCTACTGACCGCTGCACTCTACATTACACACTACTGATCCTAGAACACTGTGCTACACACTACCGACCTCTGCACTCTACATTACACACTACCGACCCCTGCACTCTACATTACACACTACCGACCCCTTGCACTCTGCGCTACACACTaccgacccctgcactctgtgctacACTCTATTGGCCTCTGCACTCTACATTACACACTACCGACCCCTGCACTCTACATTACACACTaccgacccctgcactctgcgctACACACTaccgacccctgcactctgcgctACACACTaccgacccctgcactctgtgctacACTCTATTGGCCTCTGCACTCTACATTACACACTACCGACCCCTGCACTCTACATTACACACTaccgacccctgcactctgtgctacACAATaccgacccctgcactctgtgctacACAATACCGACCTCTGCACTCTACATTacacactactgacccctgcactctgtgctacACACTATTGGCCTCTGCACTCTACATTACACACTaccgacccctgcactctgtgctacACACTaccgacccctgcactctgtgctacACACTATTGGCCTCTACATTACGCACTAcctacccctgcactctgtgttacaTACTATTGGCCTCTGCACTCTACAATGCAAGCTACTGACCCCTTCACTCTACATTACACACTACTGATTTATGCAATCTGTATTACACAGTACTTGCCTCTGTGCTCTGCATTACTTTCTCCTGACCCCTGCGCTCTACTTTACATATTccagacccctgaactctgtgttacTGCTGACCTCTACCCTCTGCAGTACTTATTGATGTCTCCTCCAGTGTGCATAACTATTCCACATGTACCAGGAGAGATGAGGGAACTGACATTCCTCCTTCTACGGGGACCCCGGAGTGTTCTATAATGGAGAATACGGGGACCCCGGAGTGTTCTATAATGGAGAATACAGAGACCCCGGAGTGTTCTATAATGGAGAATACGGGGACCCCGGAGTGTTCTATAATGGAGAATACGGGGACCCCGGAGTGTTCTATAATGGAGAATACGGGGACCCCGCAGTGTTCTATAATGGAGAGTACGGGGACCCCGGAGTGTTCTATAATGGAGAATACGGGGCCCCCGGAGTGTTCTATAATGGAGAATACGGGGACCCCGGAGTGTTCTATAATGGAGAGTACGGGGACCCCGGAGTGTTCTATAATGGAGAATACGGGAACCCCGGAGTGTTCTATAATGGAGAATACGGGGACCCCGGAGTGTTCTATAATGGAGAATACGGGAACCCCGGAGTGTTCTATAATGGAGAATACGGGGACCCCGGAGTGTTCTATAATGGAGAATACGGAGACCCCGGAGTGTTCTATAATGGAGAATACGGGGACCCCGGAGTGTTCTATAATGGAGAATACGGAGACCCCGGAGTGTTCTATAATGGAGAATACGGGGACCCCGGAGTGTTCTATAATGGAGAATACGGGGACCCCGGAGTGTTCTATAATGGAGAATACGGGGACCCCGGAGTGTTCTATAATGGAGAATACGGGGACCCCGGAGCGTTCTATAATGGAGAATACGGAGACCCCGGAGTGTTCTATAATGGAGAATACGGAGACCCCGGAGTGTTCTATAATGGAGAATACGGGGACCCCGGAGTGTTCTATAATAGAGAATACGGGGACCCCGGAGTGTTCTATAATGGAGAATACGGGGACCCCGGAGTGTTCTATAATGGAGAATACGGAGACCCCGGAGTGTTCTATAATGGAGAATACGGGGACCCCGGAGTGTTCTATAATG
This window encodes:
- the GLOD5 gene encoding glyoxalase domain-containing protein 5, whose product is MLSLCRLLRTQVCPQLVRFASQAPFCIHRLDHLVLTVHSIEKTATFYTRVLGMELVTFKGDRKALSFGMQKINLHEVGKEFEPKARRPSPGSADLCLITQTPLTTVLQHLQVCGVPIEEGPVSRTGAMGEIQSVYFRDPDHNLIEVSNYVEEPGAKS